From Erwinia pyri, a single genomic window includes:
- the rpsL gene encoding 30S ribosomal protein S12 produces MATVNQLVRKPRARKVAKSNVPALEACPQKRGVCTRVYTTTPKKPNSALRKVCRVRLTNGFEVTSYIGGEGHNLQEHSVILIRGGRVKDLPGVRYHTVRGALDCSGVKDRKQSRSKYGVKKPKA; encoded by the coding sequence ATGGCAACAGTTAATCAGCTGGTTCGCAAACCACGCGCACGCAAAGTTGCAAAGAGCAACGTGCCTGCGCTGGAAGCCTGCCCGCAGAAACGTGGTGTATGTACTCGCGTATATACTACTACCCCTAAAAAACCGAACTCCGCACTGCGTAAAGTATGTCGTGTTCGTTTAACCAACGGTTTTGAAGTTACCTCCTATATCGGCGGTGAAGGTCATAACCTGCAGGAACACTCCGTGATCCTGATCCGTGGCGGTCGTGTTAAAGACTTGCCAGGTGTGCGTTACCACACCGTTCGTGGCGCGCTGGACTGCTCAGGTGTTAAAGACCGTAAGCAGTCACGCTCCAAGTACGGCGTGAAGAAGCCAAAGGCTTAA
- the tuf gene encoding elongation factor Tu: MAKEKFERNKPHVNVGTIGHVDHGKTTLTAAITTVLAKTYGGSARAFDQIDNAPEEKARGITINTSHVEYDTPSRHYAHVDCPGHADYVKNMITGAAQMDGAILVVAATDGPMPQTREHILLGRQVGVPYIIVFLNKCDMVDDEELLELVEMEVRDLLSQYDFPGDDTPIVHGSALKALEGDAEWEAKIIELAGHLDNYIPEPERAIDKPFLLPIEDVFSISGRGTVVTGRVERGIVKVGEEVEIVGIKDTVKSTCTGVEMFRKLLDEGRAGENCGVLLRGIKREDIQRGQVLAKPGTIKPHTKFESEVYILSKDEGGRHTPFFKGYRPQFYFRTTDVTGTIELPEGVEMVMPGDNIKMVVTLIHPIAMDDGLRFAIREGGRTVGAGVVAKVIA; encoded by the coding sequence GTGGCTAAAGAGAAATTTGAACGTAACAAACCGCACGTCAACGTTGGTACCATCGGACACGTTGACCACGGTAAAACTACCCTGACTGCAGCTATCACCACCGTTCTGGCTAAAACCTACGGCGGTTCTGCTCGTGCATTCGACCAGATCGATAACGCACCAGAAGAAAAAGCACGTGGTATCACCATCAACACTTCACACGTTGAATATGACACCCCGTCTCGCCACTATGCGCACGTTGACTGCCCAGGCCACGCCGACTATGTGAAAAACATGATCACCGGTGCTGCGCAGATGGACGGTGCAATTCTGGTTGTTGCTGCAACTGACGGCCCAATGCCTCAGACCCGTGAGCACATCCTGCTGGGTCGCCAGGTTGGCGTTCCTTACATCATCGTGTTCCTGAACAAGTGCGACATGGTTGATGATGAAGAGCTGCTGGAACTGGTAGAAATGGAAGTACGTGACCTGCTGTCACAGTACGACTTCCCAGGCGACGACACGCCAATCGTTCACGGTTCTGCTCTGAAAGCGCTGGAAGGCGATGCTGAGTGGGAAGCTAAAATCATTGAGCTGGCTGGCCACCTGGATAACTACATCCCGGAACCAGAGCGCGCAATCGACAAGCCATTCCTGCTGCCTATCGAAGACGTCTTCTCTATCTCCGGCCGTGGTACTGTTGTTACCGGTCGTGTAGAGCGCGGTATCGTTAAAGTCGGTGAAGAAGTTGAGATCGTTGGTATCAAAGATACCGTGAAATCAACCTGTACCGGCGTTGAAATGTTCCGTAAGCTGCTGGACGAAGGTCGTGCAGGCGAGAACTGTGGTGTTCTGCTGCGTGGTATCAAGCGTGAAGATATCCAGCGTGGCCAGGTTCTGGCTAAGCCAGGCACCATCAAGCCACACACCAAGTTCGAGTCAGAAGTTTATATTCTGTCTAAAGATGAAGGCGGCCGTCATACTCCGTTCTTCAAAGGCTACCGTCCTCAGTTCTACTTCCGTACTACTGACGTGACCGGTACCATCGAACTGCCAGAAGGCGTTGAGATGGTAATGCCTGGTGACAACATCAAAATGGTTGTTACCCTGATCCACCCAATCGCGATGGATGACGGTCTGCGTTTCGCAATCCGTGAAGGCGGCCGTACTGTTGGTGCGGGCGTTGTTGCTAAAGTTATCGCTTAA
- the tusD gene encoding sulfurtransferase complex subunit TusD: protein MRYALLVTGPAYGTQHASSAYLFARALLAAGHELESVFFYREGVLNASELISPASDEFDLSQAWQQLHREQGIKLNICVAAALRRGITDRQEADNLNLPGANLAEGFQLAGLGALAEAALTCERLVQF from the coding sequence ATGCGTTACGCTTTACTGGTCACCGGACCGGCCTATGGCACTCAGCACGCCAGCAGCGCTTATCTTTTTGCGCGGGCACTGCTGGCGGCGGGACATGAGCTGGAAAGCGTATTCTTCTACCGTGAAGGCGTGCTGAATGCCAGCGAGCTGATCTCTCCTGCCAGCGATGAGTTTGATTTAAGCCAGGCGTGGCAGCAGCTACACAGAGAACAGGGCATCAAACTCAATATCTGTGTGGCGGCGGCACTGCGCAGGGGAATTACCGATCGGCAGGAAGCGGATAATCTGAATCTGCCGGGCGCTAATCTGGCAGAGGGATTTCAGCTGGCCGGATTAGGCGCCCTGGCTGAAGCCGCATTAACCTGTGAACGTCTGGTGCAGTTCTGA
- the tusB gene encoding sulfurtransferase complex subunit TusB, which translates to MLHTLLNSPYRCDFNAMVRFFSAGDDLLLLQDGVIAAITGSRPLEILLSAPISLYVLQEDIVARGLSAQISTSAATVSYTDFVALTVKNSQQMTW; encoded by the coding sequence ATGCTGCATACTCTGCTGAATTCGCCTTATCGCTGCGATTTTAACGCGATGGTGAGATTTTTTTCTGCCGGTGACGATCTTCTTCTTTTACAGGATGGCGTTATTGCGGCTATTACAGGCAGCCGTCCCCTTGAAATTCTGTTATCTGCCCCTATATCCCTGTATGTGCTGCAAGAAGATATCGTCGCGCGCGGGCTTTCTGCTCAAATTTCAACCAGTGCGGCCACAGTAAGCTATACTGATTTCGTCGCGCTGACGGTAAAAAATTCGCAACAAATGACCTGGTAA
- the rpsG gene encoding 30S ribosomal protein S7, translating into MPRRRVIGQRKILPDPKFGSELLAKFVNILMVDGKKSTAESIVYTALETLAQRSGKNELEAFEVALDNVRPTVEVKSRRVGGSTYQVPVEVRPVRRNALAMRWIVEAARKRGDKSMALRLANELSDAAENKGTAVKKREDVHRMAEANKAFAHYRW; encoded by the coding sequence ATGCCACGTCGTCGCGTAATTGGCCAGCGTAAAATTCTGCCGGATCCTAAGTTCGGATCGGAGCTGCTGGCTAAATTTGTAAACATCCTGATGGTAGATGGTAAAAAATCTACTGCTGAATCAATCGTCTATACCGCGCTTGAGACCCTGGCTCAGCGTTCAGGTAAAAACGAACTGGAAGCATTCGAAGTAGCCCTGGACAATGTCCGCCCAACCGTGGAAGTTAAATCCCGTCGCGTTGGTGGTTCTACTTATCAGGTACCAGTTGAAGTCCGTCCGGTTCGTCGTAATGCTCTGGCAATGCGTTGGATCGTTGAAGCTGCTCGTAAACGCGGTGATAAATCTATGGCTCTGCGCCTGGCGAACGAACTTTCTGATGCTGCAGAGAACAAAGGTACTGCAGTTAAGAAACGTGAAGACGTTCACCGTATGGCCGAAGCCAACAAGGCGTTCGCTCACTACCGCTGGTAA
- the fusA gene encoding elongation factor G, with protein MARKTPIERYRNIGISAHIDAGKTTTTERVLFYTGVNHKIGEVHDGAATMDWMEQEQERGITITSAATTCFWSGMAKQFEPYHVNIIDTPGHVDFTIEVERSMRVLDGAVMVYCAVGGVQPQSETVWRQANKYKVPRIAFVNKMDRMGANFLKVVDQMKARLGANPVPLQLAIGAEEKFTGVVDLVKMKAINWNDADQGVTFVYEDIPADMQELAEEWRGKLVEAAAEGSDELMEKFFGGEELTEEEIKTSLRKRVLNNEVILVTCGSAFKNKGVQAMLDAVIEYLPAPTDVTAINGLLDDGKDTPAVRHSDDEEPFAALAFKIATDPFVGNLTFFRVYSGVVNSGDTVFNPVKSARERLGRIVQMHANKREEIKEVRAGDIAAAIGLKDVTTGDTLCDPDNVIILERMEFPEPVISIAVEPKTKADQEKMGLALGRLAKEDPSFRVWTDEETNQTIIAGMGELHLDIIVDRMKREFNVEANVGKPQVAYREAIRAKVTDIEGKHAKQSGGRGQYGHVIIDMYPLEPGVNPKGYEFVNDIKGGVIPGEYIPAVDKGIQEQLKSGPLAGYPVVDLGVRLHFGSYHDVDSSELAFKLAASIAFKDGFKKASPVLLEPIMKVEVETPEENTGDVIGDLSRRRGMLKGQESNATGVQIHAEVPLSEMFGYATQLRSLTKGRASYSMEFLKYDDAPNNVAQAVIEARSK; from the coding sequence ATGGCTCGTAAAACACCCATTGAGCGCTACCGTAATATCGGCATCAGCGCACACATCGACGCCGGTAAAACGACGACGACCGAACGTGTTCTGTTCTACACCGGTGTAAACCACAAAATCGGTGAAGTCCATGACGGCGCAGCCACCATGGACTGGATGGAGCAGGAACAGGAACGTGGTATTACCATCACTTCCGCTGCGACCACCTGTTTCTGGTCTGGCATGGCTAAGCAGTTTGAGCCGTACCACGTAAACATCATCGACACCCCGGGACACGTTGACTTCACCATCGAAGTAGAACGTTCTATGCGTGTTCTTGACGGCGCAGTAATGGTTTACTGTGCGGTTGGTGGTGTTCAGCCACAGTCTGAAACCGTATGGCGCCAGGCTAACAAATATAAAGTTCCACGCATCGCGTTCGTTAACAAAATGGACCGTATGGGTGCTAACTTCCTGAAAGTTGTTGACCAGATGAAAGCGCGTCTGGGTGCAAACCCAGTACCATTACAGCTGGCCATCGGCGCAGAAGAGAAATTCACCGGCGTTGTTGACCTGGTGAAAATGAAAGCGATCAACTGGAACGATGCCGATCAGGGTGTGACCTTCGTTTACGAAGATATCCCAGCTGATATGCAGGAACTGGCTGAAGAATGGCGCGGGAAGCTGGTTGAAGCCGCAGCTGAAGGCTCTGATGAGCTGATGGAGAAATTCTTTGGTGGCGAAGAGCTGACCGAAGAAGAGATCAAAACCTCTCTGCGTAAGCGCGTTCTGAACAACGAAGTCATCCTGGTTACCTGTGGTTCTGCATTTAAGAACAAAGGTGTTCAGGCGATGCTGGATGCGGTTATCGAATACCTGCCGGCACCGACTGACGTTACCGCGATCAACGGTCTGCTGGATGATGGTAAAGATACCCCAGCGGTTCGTCACTCAGATGACGAAGAGCCGTTTGCTGCACTGGCGTTCAAAATCGCTACCGACCCGTTTGTAGGTAACCTGACGTTCTTCCGCGTCTACTCCGGCGTAGTTAACTCCGGCGATACCGTGTTCAACCCGGTTAAATCCGCGCGTGAGCGTCTGGGCCGTATCGTACAGATGCACGCCAACAAACGTGAAGAGATTAAAGAAGTTCGCGCAGGCGACATCGCTGCTGCAATCGGTCTGAAAGACGTGACTACTGGTGACACCCTGTGTGATCCAGATAACGTGATCATTCTGGAGCGCATGGAGTTCCCTGAGCCAGTAATCTCGATCGCTGTTGAACCAAAAACCAAAGCTGACCAGGAAAAAATGGGTCTGGCTCTGGGTCGTCTGGCAAAAGAAGATCCATCATTCCGCGTATGGACTGATGAAGAAACTAACCAGACCATTATCGCCGGTATGGGTGAGCTGCACCTCGACATCATCGTTGACCGCATGAAGCGTGAATTCAACGTTGAAGCGAACGTTGGTAAACCTCAGGTTGCTTACCGTGAAGCGATTCGCGCGAAAGTTACCGATATCGAAGGTAAACACGCCAAGCAGTCTGGTGGTCGTGGTCAGTACGGTCATGTGATTATCGACATGTACCCACTGGAGCCGGGCGTTAACCCTAAAGGTTATGAGTTCGTCAACGACATCAAAGGTGGTGTGATTCCTGGTGAATACATCCCTGCGGTGGATAAAGGTATCCAGGAGCAGCTGAAATCGGGTCCTCTGGCTGGTTATCCAGTGGTTGATCTGGGCGTTCGTCTGCACTTCGGTTCATACCATGACGTTGACTCCTCTGAGCTGGCGTTTAAACTGGCGGCTTCTATCGCGTTCAAAGACGGCTTTAAGAAAGCGAGCCCGGTTCTGCTTGAGCCAATCATGAAGGTTGAAGTAGAGACCCCTGAAGAGAACACCGGTGACGTTATCGGTGACCTTAGCCGTCGTCGTGGTATGCTCAAAGGACAGGAATCTAACGCTACTGGCGTTCAGATTCACGCTGAAGTTCCGCTGTCTGAAATGTTCGGATACGCGACTCAGTTGCGTTCTCTGACTAAAGGCCGTGCTTCATACTCCATGGAGTTCCTGAAGTATGATGATGCGCCGAATAACGTCGCTCAGGCCGTTATTGAAGCTCGTAGCAAATAA
- the tusC gene encoding sulfurtransferase complex subunit TusC — translation MNRVAFIFTQPPHGSSAGREGLDAVMAMSALSEEVALFFVSDGIFQLLPGQDPDQVLARNYIATFGVLPLYDLEHFYVCSASLAERGVSADRVTVLPAEVLAPEALRAALKKYDRIITF, via the coding sequence ATGAACCGCGTCGCGTTTATATTTACCCAGCCGCCGCACGGAAGCAGCGCCGGACGGGAAGGGCTGGATGCGGTAATGGCTATGTCAGCATTAAGTGAAGAGGTGGCGCTGTTTTTTGTCAGCGACGGCATCTTCCAGCTGCTGCCGGGGCAGGATCCTGACCAGGTTCTGGCGAGAAATTATATCGCTACCTTTGGCGTGCTGCCTTTATATGACCTTGAACATTTCTACGTCTGTTCAGCTTCGCTTGCCGAACGGGGTGTGAGCGCCGATCGGGTGACGGTACTGCCTGCTGAAGTTTTAGCCCCTGAAGCACTTCGCGCAGCGCTGAAAAAGTACGATCGGATCATTACGTTTTGA